The following proteins are co-located in the Siansivirga zeaxanthinifaciens CC-SAMT-1 genome:
- the moaA gene encoding GTP 3',8-cyclase MoaA produces the protein MNENNNILQDLHGRNHGYLRISLIERCNLRCSYCMPEEGVQLSPKSHLMTYEEIYEIAKTFVKHGVRKIRLTGGEPLIRKDIPIILEKLASLPVELSITSNAVIIDKFIDVLKVNGVKKINISLDSLNREKFKQITRHDQFDIVYKNMLLLVEKGFTVKVNVVLMKNFNENEIIDFINLTKDLPIVIRFIEFMPFDGNKWDMSKMVSYVEVMNIVNASFPTDAIIRLNDAPNDTSKNYKIEGYLGSFAIISSVTNPFCDSCNRLRLTANGQLKNCLFSSTESDLLTTLRKGKAIEPIIKKAVQAKYKLRGGMDTLDKLQTPDLHNNNRSMITIGG, from the coding sequence ATGAACGAAAACAACAACATATTACAAGATTTACATGGCAGGAACCACGGGTATTTGCGTATTTCACTCATTGAAAGGTGTAATTTACGTTGTTCTTATTGTATGCCAGAAGAAGGTGTGCAACTGTCTCCTAAAAGCCATTTAATGACTTATGAAGAAATCTATGAAATAGCCAAAACATTCGTTAAACACGGCGTTAGAAAGATTAGATTAACCGGTGGCGAGCCATTAATTAGAAAAGATATACCCATTATATTAGAAAAACTGGCTTCGTTGCCTGTTGAATTATCCATTACATCAAATGCCGTAATCATTGATAAGTTTATTGATGTTTTAAAGGTGAATGGCGTTAAAAAAATTAATATCAGTCTCGATTCGTTAAATCGTGAAAAATTCAAACAAATAACCCGTCACGATCAATTCGATATCGTTTATAAAAACATGTTGCTTTTAGTTGAAAAGGGTTTCACGGTGAAAGTAAATGTGGTATTAATGAAAAACTTCAACGAGAATGAAATTATAGATTTTATAAATCTTACCAAAGACTTACCCATTGTTATTCGATTTATTGAATTCATGCCTTTTGATGGTAATAAATGGGATATGAGTAAAATGGTATCTTATGTTGAAGTCATGAATATCGTTAATGCTTCATTTCCAACGGATGCTATTATTCGATTAAATGATGCTCCAAATGACACATCGAAAAACTATAAAATTGAAGGCTATCTAGGTAGTTTTGCTATTATCAGTTCGGTAACCAATCCGTTTTGCGATTCTTGTAACAGGTTGCGATTAACGGCTAATGGGCAACTTAAAAATTGCTTATTCTCTTCTACAGAATCGGATTTATTAACCACTTTACGAAAAGGAAAAGCTATTGAGCCCATTATTAAAAAAGCGGTACAAGCCAAGTATAAATTGAGAGGTGGCATGGATACTTTAGATAAATTACAAACGCCAGATTTACACAACAACAACCGAAGTATGATTACCATTGGTGGATAA
- the moaCB gene encoding bifunctional molybdenum cofactor biosynthesis protein MoaC/MoaB, producing MVDITHKNTTLRTAVAQAIVKVSKQETIDAIKNDTVPKGHVFAMSKAAGLLGVKRTPDILPDCHPLPIEFTGVEYDINDLEITVLFTVKTIYKTGVEVEAMHGASVVALNMYDMLKPIDKGIEILSIKLLNKKGGKSDFKNKFRTGLTAAVIVCSDTISAGQKEDKAGKAIISKLEESQVTVRDYIIIPDELEIIQNKARHYQENGVDLIIYTGGTGLSNRDVTPEALLPILDRRIPGIEEAIRNYGQDRTPYSMLSRSLAGTIKNTLVLALPGSTNGARESMDAIFPSVLHIFGILRGARHD from the coding sequence ATGGTAGACATCACACATAAAAACACCACATTAAGAACTGCTGTTGCGCAAGCCATTGTAAAAGTGAGTAAACAAGAAACTATAGATGCAATAAAAAACGATACCGTTCCCAAGGGGCATGTATTTGCCATGAGTAAAGCAGCAGGATTATTAGGCGTTAAACGCACCCCAGATATTTTGCCTGATTGTCACCCCTTACCTATTGAGTTTACAGGGGTTGAATACGACATAAACGATTTGGAAATTACTGTGCTTTTTACGGTGAAAACCATATACAAAACCGGTGTAGAAGTTGAGGCTATGCATGGTGCCAGTGTGGTAGCTTTAAACATGTACGATATGTTAAAACCAATCGATAAAGGCATCGAAATTTTATCTATTAAACTGCTTAATAAAAAAGGTGGTAAATCAGATTTTAAAAATAAATTTAGAACGGGTTTAACCGCGGCGGTTATTGTGTGTTCCGATACCATTTCGGCTGGACAAAAAGAAGATAAGGCGGGAAAAGCAATTATTAGTAAACTAGAAGAAAGTCAGGTTACGGTTAGAGATTATATTATTATTCCCGATGAATTAGAAATAATTCAAAATAAAGCTAGACACTACCAAGAAAATGGTGTCGATTTAATTATTTACACAGGAGGCACAGGCTTATCAAACCGCGATGTAACACCGGAAGCCTTGCTTCCCATTTTAGACAGACGCATTCCTGGCATTGAGGAAGCTATTAGAAACTACGGACAAGATAGAACTCCTTATTCGATGTTATCGCGAAGCTTAGCTGGGACTATAAAAAACACTTTAGTTTTAGCGCTACCAGGCTCTACAAACGGTGCTAGGGAATCTATGGATGCTATTTTCCCTTCGGTGTTACATATTTTCGGGATTTTAAGAGGTGCCAGACATGATTAA
- a CDS encoding four helix bundle protein translates to MAYTFSFEKLNVWIDSKELVKSIYLITKEFPSEEKFGLTNQLRRASISISSNLAEGTSRISNKDQAHFSTMAFSSLMEVLNQIIISYELKLIDETNYKNIRTEIEKIANKLNALRKAQLNS, encoded by the coding sequence ATGGCATATACGTTTTCATTTGAAAAACTTAATGTTTGGATAGATTCTAAAGAATTAGTTAAATCTATATATCTAATTACCAAAGAATTTCCAAGCGAAGAAAAGTTCGGATTAACCAATCAACTTAGACGTGCTTCAATTTCTATATCTTCAAATTTAGCGGAAGGAACTTCTAGAATTTCCAACAAAGACCAAGCTCATTTTTCAACTATGGCTTTTAGTTCATTAATGGAAGTTTTAAATCAAATCATAATTTCTTATGAATTAAAATTAATAGATGAAACCAATTATAAAAACATAAGAACAGAAATTGAAAAAATAGCTAATAAATTAAATGCTTTACGAAAAGCTCAATTAAACAGTTAA